A single window of Microbispora hainanensis DNA harbors:
- a CDS encoding carbohydrate ABC transporter permease, with translation MTATRRTWWRTGLGVVFTVLMLFPVYWMINVSFTRDQDMRKSPPYWFPVHGTLDGYRAVLEQQGPYLATSLVVGLGTVALTLVIAAPAAYSLAKLRPRGGGVLSFVLLIAQMIPGVIMAMGFYAIFLSTGVLNTVPGLIVADSTLAVPFAVLIFTAFMSGIPEELMQAARVDGAGALRTFWSVVLPVSRNSVITVSLFAFLWAWSDFVFASTLDQGGGHQPITLGIYHYIGNNNQEWNAIMATAVVASIPATVLLVIAQRYVAAGVTAGAVKD, from the coding sequence ATGACGGCGACCCGGCGCACCTGGTGGCGGACCGGCCTGGGCGTGGTGTTCACCGTGCTCATGCTGTTCCCGGTCTACTGGATGATCAACGTCTCGTTCACCCGCGACCAGGACATGCGCAAGTCGCCGCCCTACTGGTTCCCGGTGCACGGCACGCTGGACGGCTACCGCGCGGTGCTGGAGCAGCAGGGGCCCTACCTCGCCACCAGCCTCGTCGTCGGGCTGGGCACCGTGGCCCTGACCCTGGTGATCGCGGCGCCCGCGGCATACTCGCTGGCCAAGCTGCGCCCGCGCGGCGGCGGCGTGCTGAGCTTCGTGCTGCTCATCGCTCAGATGATCCCCGGCGTGATCATGGCGATGGGGTTCTACGCGATCTTCCTGAGCACCGGGGTGTTGAACACCGTGCCGGGGCTGATCGTGGCCGACTCCACCCTCGCGGTGCCGTTCGCCGTGCTGATCTTCACGGCGTTCATGTCCGGCATTCCCGAGGAGCTGATGCAGGCGGCCCGGGTGGACGGCGCGGGCGCGCTGCGCACGTTCTGGTCGGTCGTGCTGCCGGTCTCCCGCAACTCGGTCATCACGGTGTCGCTGTTCGCGTTCCTGTGGGCCTGGTCGGACTTCGTCTTCGCCTCCACCCTCGACCAGGGCGGCGGCCACCAGCCGATCACGCTCGGCATCTATCACTACATCGGCAACAACAACCAGGAGTGGAACGCCATCATGGCGACCGCGGTCGTCGCGTCGATCCCGGCCACCGTGCTCCTCGTCATCGCCCAGCGTTACGTCGCCGCCGGGGTCACCGCCGGCGCCGTCAAGGACTGA
- a CDS encoding sugar ABC transporter permease, translated as MKHATQTPAPPTGDGRRERAPAPGAGSTRRRPRRGGPGQWARGQRARGQWAAWAFLVPVVVYLLAFYVYPLYRNVDLSLRNYTVRSFVQGDAPFTGFANYAKVFADATFGPALWHTVVFTVVSLAFQFTIGLALAVFFSRNFRLSATLRALFLVPWLLPLIVSSSTWSWMLNSESGVVNAALSWVGVGPVNWLTSPDWSLWSVTIANIWIGIPFNLVVLYSGLQAIPSHIHEAAALDGATGWQRFWRVTFPLLRPVSAITLLLGLVYTLKVFDIIWIMTKGGPSDASTTLATWSYRLGFGNLLPSFGPGAAVGNLLIVIALVFGLVYIRTQRRQGAA; from the coding sequence ATGAAACACGCAACACAGACGCCGGCCCCGCCGACCGGGGACGGCCGGCGGGAGCGGGCCCCGGCGCCGGGGGCAGGCAGCACGCGCCGCAGACCCCGCCGGGGCGGTCCGGGGCAGTGGGCAAGAGGGCAGCGGGCAAGAGGGCAGTGGGCGGCATGGGCGTTCCTCGTGCCGGTGGTGGTCTACCTGCTCGCGTTCTACGTCTATCCGCTGTATCGCAACGTCGATCTGAGCCTGCGTAACTACACGGTGCGTTCGTTCGTGCAGGGGGACGCGCCGTTCACGGGGTTCGCCAACTACGCGAAGGTGTTCGCCGATGCCACCTTCGGCCCGGCGTTGTGGCACACGGTGGTGTTCACCGTGGTGTCGCTGGCCTTCCAGTTCACCATCGGGCTTGCGCTGGCGGTGTTCTTCAGCCGCAACTTCCGGCTGTCGGCCACGCTGCGGGCGTTGTTCCTGGTGCCGTGGCTGCTGCCGCTGATCGTGTCGTCCTCGACCTGGTCGTGGATGCTCAACAGCGAGTCGGGCGTGGTCAACGCGGCCCTGAGCTGGGTCGGCGTCGGCCCGGTCAACTGGCTGACCTCGCCGGACTGGTCGCTGTGGTCGGTGACCATCGCCAACATCTGGATCGGCATCCCGTTCAACCTGGTGGTGCTCTACAGCGGGCTGCAGGCGATCCCCTCCCACATCCACGAGGCGGCGGCCCTGGACGGGGCGACCGGCTGGCAGCGGTTCTGGCGGGTGACGTTCCCGCTGCTGCGGCCGGTCTCGGCGATCACGCTGCTGCTCGGGCTGGTCTACACGCTCAAGGTGTTCGACATCATCTGGATCATGACGAAGGGCGGCCCGAGCGACGCGTCCACGACGCTGGCCACCTGGTCCTACCGGCTCGGCTTCGGCAACCTGCTGCCGTCCTTCGGACCCGGCGCGGCGGTCGGCAACCTGCTGATCGTGATCGCGCTGGTCTTCGGCCTCGTCTACATCCGTACGCAGCGAAGGCAGGGGGCGGCATGA
- a CDS encoding sugar ABC transporter substrate-binding protein — protein sequence MKSLDKGRRAAGLGLVVLAVAGGLTACGSSGDDGAGASSAGASQAAGGGTYTIWDPYPQFDDSSDWVKLLTQCGTQAGVTIKRTGYDTTDLTNKALLAAQQGNSPDVLIVDNPVVSTLAEAGVLTSTDETKIDTSAASPNLLAAGQLEGKTYGIPIGANTLALYYNKDVLKKAGVDAAAVKDWASLTAALEKVKAAGKKGITFAGIGTEEGSFQFLPWFWGAGANLTKLDSPEGVSALSLWADWVKKGYAPTSVINNTQTTSWQEFATGDFAFGENGTWQLANAKKTGFDYGIIPIPAKDGGTAPAPTGGEFVSIPVQSDTARYATSQKLVSCLTSTDNSLTTTTTLSYIAPTEAVQAKQVEQNAELKVWVEAVKAAKGRTSDNLGTKYPKISEPMWKAMQAAMSGSQSPQEALTAAQATAASAVQ from the coding sequence ATGAAGAGCCTCGACAAGGGCCGGCGCGCCGCCGGTCTGGGCCTGGTGGTCCTCGCCGTCGCGGGCGGTCTGACCGCGTGCGGGTCGTCCGGGGACGACGGCGCCGGCGCCTCATCGGCGGGTGCGAGCCAGGCCGCCGGTGGCGGGACCTACACGATCTGGGACCCCTACCCGCAGTTCGACGACTCCTCCGACTGGGTGAAGCTGCTCACGCAGTGCGGGACTCAGGCCGGGGTGACCATCAAGCGGACCGGCTACGACACCACCGACCTGACGAACAAGGCGTTGCTGGCGGCCCAGCAGGGCAACTCGCCGGACGTGCTGATCGTGGACAACCCGGTGGTCTCGACGCTGGCCGAGGCCGGCGTGCTGACCTCGACCGACGAGACGAAGATCGACACCTCGGCCGCCTCGCCGAACCTGCTCGCCGCCGGGCAGCTCGAAGGCAAGACGTACGGCATCCCGATCGGGGCCAACACCCTCGCCCTCTACTACAACAAGGACGTGCTCAAGAAGGCCGGGGTGGACGCCGCCGCGGTGAAGGACTGGGCGTCGCTGACGGCGGCGCTGGAGAAGGTGAAGGCGGCGGGCAAGAAGGGCATCACGTTCGCGGGCATCGGCACCGAGGAGGGCAGCTTCCAGTTCCTGCCCTGGTTCTGGGGCGCGGGCGCGAACCTCACGAAACTGGACTCGCCCGAGGGCGTCTCCGCGCTGTCGCTGTGGGCCGACTGGGTGAAGAAGGGCTACGCCCCCACCTCGGTCATCAACAACACGCAGACCACGAGCTGGCAGGAGTTCGCGACCGGTGACTTCGCCTTCGGGGAGAACGGCACCTGGCAGCTCGCCAACGCCAAGAAGACCGGCTTCGACTACGGCATCATCCCCATCCCCGCCAAGGACGGCGGCACCGCGCCCGCTCCGACCGGTGGTGAGTTCGTGAGCATCCCGGTGCAGTCGGACACCGCGCGTTATGCCACCTCGCAGAAGCTCGTGAGCTGTCTGACCAGCACGGACAACTCGCTGACCACCACGACCACGCTGTCGTACATCGCGCCGACGGAAGCGGTGCAGGCCAAGCAGGTCGAGCAGAACGCCGAGCTGAAGGTGTGGGTGGAGGCGGTCAAGGCGGCCAAGGGCCGCACCAGTGACAACCTCGGCACGAAGTATCCGAAGATCTCCGAGCCGATGTGGAAGGCGATGCAGGCCGCGATGAGCGGGTCGCAGTCGCCGCAGGAGGCGCTGACCGCGGCCCAGGCCACGGCGGCGAGCGCCGTCCAGTAG
- a CDS encoding CBM35 domain-containing protein — translation MRRPRRTTPLPALAASLSVSLTASLIGALVPPAPAEAAGATLTVNVAQPFRPVTHVASGGLYGLAESSRPADSALLPLKVDSLTQPAPGVGQKPNGQPPGGDSLLVAPQATRVGAGEFIRMPDIYPDFPYRWVSWNDWLAKVNTMVGARRNATTVTNVIGWELWNEPDWTWNTSAAGSFNDGWTRTYRAVRALDTTTPIVGPSTSYYNRSWLSSFLSSAKAAGTLPDVICWHELGDPTAIAAHIADYRALESSLGISPRRIAINEYAATSEVDVPGRVASYVAKFERAGVEMAHRAFWYEYGTMNGLVVNNSQPTGTWWLYKWYGDMAGRMVATTPATQTGLDGFASYDSTRKIVNVVFGNESGTNTVRVTGIGPLGSSVRVTLQSTPASGRFTAVTAPTTISTSAYTVSNGEISVSVPNMSATSAYNLVVQPVSGVPSYQQRYEAENASVFRAQRLTSSSASEGGYVGRIDNNNGDHTTDSYVDFVVNVPTARAYTMTIGYANGTGATATQGLAYNGGAWTTVSYPPTAGWGQFGATVSTTVNLRAGYNVIRLAKGSPYFNGGTGYAELDYIQLT, via the coding sequence ATGCGCAGACCCCGACGCACGACCCCGCTGCCCGCGCTGGCCGCATCGCTGTCCGTGTCACTGACGGCGTCACTTATCGGGGCGCTCGTCCCGCCGGCGCCCGCCGAGGCGGCGGGCGCCACCCTGACGGTGAACGTGGCCCAGCCCTTCCGGCCCGTCACCCACGTCGCGTCCGGCGGCCTGTACGGCCTGGCGGAAAGCAGCAGGCCGGCCGACTCCGCGCTGCTGCCGCTGAAGGTCGACTCGCTGACGCAGCCCGCGCCGGGCGTGGGGCAGAAGCCCAACGGCCAGCCGCCCGGCGGCGACTCGCTGCTCGTGGCCCCGCAGGCCACCCGCGTCGGGGCGGGGGAGTTCATCCGGATGCCGGACATCTACCCCGACTTCCCCTATCGGTGGGTGAGCTGGAACGACTGGCTGGCCAAGGTGAACACGATGGTCGGGGCCCGCCGCAACGCGACCACGGTGACCAACGTCATCGGCTGGGAGCTGTGGAACGAGCCCGACTGGACCTGGAACACCTCCGCGGCCGGGTCGTTCAACGACGGCTGGACGCGCACCTACCGGGCGGTGCGGGCGCTCGACACCACGACGCCGATCGTCGGCCCGAGCACCTCCTACTACAACCGCTCCTGGTTGTCGTCGTTCCTGAGCAGCGCCAAGGCCGCGGGCACACTTCCCGACGTCATCTGCTGGCACGAGCTGGGCGACCCCACCGCCATCGCCGCGCACATCGCCGACTACCGCGCACTGGAGAGCTCGCTCGGCATCAGCCCCCGCCGCATCGCGATCAACGAGTACGCCGCGACGAGCGAGGTGGACGTGCCCGGCAGGGTCGCCAGCTACGTCGCCAAGTTCGAGCGTGCCGGCGTCGAGATGGCACACCGGGCGTTCTGGTACGAATACGGCACCATGAACGGGCTCGTCGTCAACAACAGCCAGCCCACCGGCACATGGTGGCTGTACAAGTGGTACGGCGACATGGCCGGCCGCATGGTCGCCACCACTCCGGCAACCCAGACCGGGCTGGACGGCTTCGCCTCCTACGACTCCACCCGCAAGATCGTCAACGTGGTCTTCGGCAACGAGTCGGGCACCAACACGGTACGCGTCACCGGCATCGGCCCGCTGGGCTCCTCGGTGCGGGTGACCCTGCAGTCGACCCCCGCGAGCGGCCGGTTCACCGCCGTGACCGCGCCCACGACCATCTCGACCAGCGCCTACACCGTGAGCAACGGGGAGATCAGCGTCTCGGTGCCGAACATGTCGGCGACCAGCGCCTACAACCTGGTGGTCCAGCCGGTCAGCGGCGTGCCGTCCTACCAGCAGCGTTACGAGGCGGAGAACGCCTCGGTCTTCCGCGCCCAGCGGCTGACGAGCTCCAGCGCGTCCGAGGGCGGCTACGTCGGGCGCATCGACAACAACAACGGTGACCACACCACGGACAGCTACGTCGACTTCGTGGTGAACGTGCCCACGGCCCGGGCGTACACGATGACCATCGGCTACGCCAACGGCACCGGGGCGACCGCGACACAGGGGCTGGCGTACAACGGCGGCGCCTGGACGACGGTCAGCTATCCGCCCACGGCCGGCTGGGGCCAGTTCGGCGCGACGGTGAGCACCACGGTGAACCTGCGGGCGGGCTACAACGTGATCCGCCTGGCCAAGGGGTCCCCCTACTTCAACGGCGGGACCGGATACGCCGAGCTGGACTACATCCAGCTCACCTGA
- a CDS encoding glycoside hydrolase family 127 protein, giving the protein MTEQKFSETSPVTSPAGLRDPAGPVSPGPGAVAALWPLGPDQARLDPGGLLGQWQRRNAEDTLPHCVDNLHRAGNIGNLRAAAGEQDTAFAGMWFADSDVHKTLEAAAWELGTSPGDEALRSFVEDTVALLARAQQADGYLNSYFTVVAPDERWRKPDWSHELYCAGHLFQAAVAAARTGVSPELVTVARRFADLLVERFGPDGVEEVCGHPEVETALAELYRLTGHRPYLDLARRFLDLRGRGLLGHGRFGPAYYQDHVPVREAREVTGHAVRQLYLLAGMVDVGVETGDHMLLDAAERLWEDAVHRRAYVTGAHGSRHRDEAYGDPYELPADRAYAETCAAIASVHLNWRLLLATGRARYADEMERALYNAVAPAVSSDGRHFFYSNPLQLRTGHTSSGEEAAARRLPWYSCACCPPNIARLMASLHGYLATAHDDGLQIHLYASGSVDAVVAGAAVSVDVRTEYPWEGRIELTVSGETAVPWTLSLRVPAWCDAYTVRIDGGPVMAPARDGYIRLTRVWAPGTTVVLDLDMPVRHVTAHPRVDAVRGCVALARGPLVYCLEQADLPPGTVLEDVRLDPAAPITAVHRQDLPDIPVVINLGGQVAHAGDSLYVTGRRRERPGTPLTLTAVPYFLWGNRSEGPMRVWIPVATS; this is encoded by the coding sequence ATGACTGAGCAGAAGTTCTCAGAGACCTCCCCGGTGACCTCCCCGGCCGGCCTCCGTGATCCTGCGGGGCCGGTGTCCCCGGGGCCCGGGGCGGTCGCCGCGCTGTGGCCGCTGGGCCCGGACCAGGCCCGTCTCGATCCGGGAGGTCTGCTGGGGCAGTGGCAGCGGCGCAACGCCGAGGACACGCTGCCGCACTGCGTGGACAACCTGCACCGCGCCGGGAACATCGGCAACCTCCGCGCCGCCGCGGGCGAGCAGGACACGGCGTTCGCCGGCATGTGGTTCGCCGACTCAGACGTCCACAAGACGCTGGAGGCCGCGGCCTGGGAGCTGGGCACCTCACCTGGCGACGAGGCGCTGCGGTCGTTCGTGGAGGACACGGTCGCGTTGCTCGCCCGCGCCCAGCAGGCGGACGGCTACCTCAACTCCTACTTCACCGTCGTCGCGCCGGACGAGCGGTGGCGCAAGCCCGACTGGAGCCACGAGCTCTACTGCGCCGGCCATCTCTTCCAGGCGGCGGTGGCCGCGGCCCGCACCGGCGTGAGCCCCGAGCTGGTGACCGTGGCCCGGCGGTTCGCCGACCTGCTGGTCGAGCGGTTCGGCCCGGACGGCGTAGAGGAGGTCTGCGGGCATCCGGAGGTCGAGACGGCGCTCGCCGAGCTCTATCGGCTGACCGGTCACCGGCCCTATCTCGACCTCGCGCGCCGGTTCCTCGACCTGCGCGGACGCGGGCTGCTCGGGCACGGGCGGTTCGGGCCCGCCTACTACCAGGACCACGTGCCCGTACGGGAGGCCCGCGAGGTCACCGGCCACGCCGTACGCCAGCTCTACCTGCTGGCCGGGATGGTCGACGTGGGCGTGGAGACGGGCGACCACATGCTGCTGGACGCGGCCGAGCGGCTGTGGGAGGACGCCGTCCACCGGCGCGCCTACGTCACCGGCGCGCACGGCTCGCGCCATCGCGATGAGGCGTACGGCGACCCGTACGAGCTGCCGGCCGACCGGGCCTACGCCGAGACCTGCGCGGCGATCGCGAGCGTCCACCTGAACTGGCGGCTGCTGCTGGCCACCGGCCGGGCCCGCTACGCCGACGAGATGGAGCGGGCGCTCTACAACGCGGTCGCCCCCGCCGTGTCGTCCGACGGCAGGCACTTCTTCTACTCCAACCCCCTCCAACTGCGCACGGGACACACGAGCTCGGGCGAGGAGGCGGCGGCGCGCCGGCTGCCCTGGTATTCGTGCGCCTGCTGCCCGCCCAACATCGCCCGGCTGATGGCCTCACTGCACGGCTATCTGGCCACCGCCCACGACGACGGCCTGCAGATCCACCTGTACGCCTCGGGCAGCGTGGACGCCGTGGTCGCGGGCGCCGCCGTCAGCGTGGACGTACGCACCGAATATCCCTGGGAGGGCCGGATCGAGCTGACCGTGAGCGGCGAGACCGCCGTCCCCTGGACGCTCTCGCTGCGCGTGCCGGCCTGGTGCGACGCGTACACGGTCAGGATCGACGGCGGCCCGGTGATGGCCCCCGCGCGGGACGGCTACATCCGGCTCACCCGGGTCTGGGCACCCGGCACGACGGTCGTCCTCGACCTCGACATGCCCGTACGGCATGTGACCGCGCATCCGCGCGTGGACGCGGTGCGGGGCTGCGTCGCCCTGGCACGAGGCCCGCTCGTGTACTGCCTGGAGCAGGCCGACCTGCCGCCGGGCACGGTCCTCGAAGACGTGCGGCTGGACCCCGCCGCGCCGATCACGGCGGTTCACCGGCAGGACCTGCCGGACATCCCGGTCGTGATCAACCTCGGCGGGCAGGTCGCCCACGCGGGCGACTCGCTGTACGTCACCGGGCGGAGGCGCGAGCGGCCGGGCACGCCGCTCACGCTCACGGCGGTGCCGTACTTCCTGTGGGGCAACCGGAGCGAGGGCCCGATGCGGGTCTGGATCCCGGTCGCCACGTCGTGA
- a CDS encoding LacI family DNA-binding transcriptional regulator, whose protein sequence is MGKLERHATIADVAALAGVSVGTASKALNGRGSLREETRMRVREAARQLNFEANAGARSLHSGRTYTVGMITTDTIGRFSIPVLMGAEDALGAGEMSVFLCDGRDDPIREQYYVKTLLSRRVDGMIVTGRRTEARAPIGANLPVPVVYAFISSADPGDCSVVPDEAGGARKAVEHLLAVGRTRIAHVTGPEHHNSARVRAAAAAERLAEDGLSLVAPPLFGGWSEVWGRQAVGILLAGRSEFDAVFCGSDQIARGVCDALRAAGRRVPQDVALIGFDNWDVMTEACQPPLTSIDLDLEGLGRSAAEMLLAAINGSPSPGRHAHPCRLVVRESTTMPLP, encoded by the coding sequence GTGGGAAAGCTGGAGCGTCATGCCACGATCGCCGACGTCGCGGCGCTGGCCGGGGTGTCGGTGGGCACGGCCTCCAAGGCGCTCAACGGACGCGGATCGCTGCGGGAGGAGACCCGCATGCGCGTCCGGGAGGCGGCCCGGCAGCTCAACTTCGAGGCCAACGCGGGCGCCCGCAGCCTGCACTCGGGCCGCACCTACACGGTCGGCATGATCACCACCGACACGATCGGGCGGTTCAGCATCCCCGTGCTGATGGGCGCGGAGGACGCGCTGGGCGCCGGGGAGATGTCGGTCTTCCTCTGCGACGGGCGCGACGATCCCATCCGTGAGCAGTACTACGTCAAGACCCTCCTCAGCCGACGGGTCGACGGCATGATCGTCACCGGCCGGCGCACCGAGGCGCGGGCGCCCATCGGCGCCAACCTGCCCGTGCCCGTGGTCTACGCCTTCATCAGCTCCGCCGACCCCGGCGACTGCTCGGTGGTCCCCGACGAGGCGGGCGGCGCCCGTAAGGCGGTCGAGCACCTCCTGGCCGTCGGGCGCACCCGGATCGCCCACGTCACCGGGCCCGAGCACCACAACTCCGCCCGGGTGCGCGCGGCGGCCGCCGCCGAGCGCCTGGCCGAGGACGGGCTGTCCCTGGTCGCGCCGCCACTGTTCGGCGGATGGAGCGAGGTGTGGGGCCGTCAGGCCGTCGGCATCCTCCTCGCCGGCCGGTCCGAGTTCGACGCCGTCTTCTGCGGCAGCGACCAGATCGCCCGGGGCGTCTGCGACGCGCTGCGGGCCGCAGGACGCCGGGTGCCCCAGGACGTCGCCCTCATCGGCTTCGACAACTGGGACGTCATGACCGAAGCCTGCCAGCCACCGCTGACCAGCATCGATCTCGACCTCGAAGGGCTCGGCCGGTCGGCGGCGGAGATGCTCCTGGCCGCCATCAACGGCTCCCCCTCCCCCGGCCGGCACGCCCACCCCTGCCGGCTCGTGGTGCGGGAGTCCACCACCATGCCGCTCCCGTGA
- a CDS encoding ABC transporter ATP-binding protein, with amino-acid sequence MTTAGSAFGGGLMTALGSIEDGDSGPSTRKSAVLLVLHYYFGELRRQWRVAAPALTLPAIGNICLFYLAPLAVAGLVGHLAGGGDGTVGALLPYVLGFGAMLLAGEALWRVGLHFLNRTDARGIERLGVVGMDELLAKDAAFFHDNFAGSLTKRVIGFSSRYEEFVDTLTFSVVAKLVPLVFASVVLWRYHPLLVIVLVGLVIVTGFLVVPLIRRRQALVEKREAAKVRVSGHVADVLANMDTVRAFAAEEREAAEYRTRIAEQRKLSLRSWDYGNLRVDTVVAPLSVLTSTVGLLLAVALRGGLGVEAIVVTFTYYTNTIGIMFEFNQIYRRVESVLTEAAQFTELLLVPPTVVDPADPQPLRPADASVRFERVRFAYGGGAHLFDGLDLDIPSGARIGLVGQSGGGKSTLTRLLLRLMDIDGGRILIGGQDITRLRQADLRSLIAYVPQEPAMFHRSVRDNIAFARPGATEAEILQAAEAAHVTEFVESLPDGFDTLVGERGVKLSGGQRQRIALARAILRDAPILLLDEATSALDSESEILVQEALWRLMEDRTALVVAHRLSTVVRMDRLVVLNRGRIVEQGSHHELLQADGPYARLWHHQSGGFLVEQDAPDALHR; translated from the coding sequence ATGACCACGGCGGGTTCGGCGTTCGGGGGAGGGCTCATGACGGCGCTGGGGTCGATCGAGGACGGAGATAGCGGCCCATCTACGCGCAAATCGGCGGTTCTGCTGGTGCTGCACTACTACTTCGGCGAGCTGCGGCGCCAATGGCGGGTCGCGGCGCCCGCACTGACGTTGCCGGCTATCGGGAACATCTGCCTGTTCTACCTGGCGCCGCTGGCGGTGGCCGGGCTCGTGGGGCATCTGGCCGGCGGCGGGGACGGCACCGTCGGCGCGCTGCTGCCGTATGTGCTGGGCTTCGGCGCGATGCTGCTGGCGGGCGAGGCACTGTGGCGGGTCGGGCTGCACTTCCTCAACCGCACCGACGCCCGGGGCATCGAGCGGCTCGGCGTGGTGGGCATGGACGAGCTGCTGGCCAAGGACGCCGCGTTCTTCCACGACAACTTCGCCGGCTCGCTGACCAAGCGGGTCATCGGGTTCTCCTCCAGGTACGAGGAGTTCGTCGACACGCTCACCTTCTCGGTCGTCGCCAAGCTGGTGCCCCTGGTTTTCGCCTCGGTGGTGCTGTGGCGATATCACCCGCTGCTGGTCATCGTTCTGGTGGGCCTCGTCATCGTCACCGGGTTCCTCGTCGTCCCGCTCATCCGCCGTCGTCAGGCGCTGGTCGAGAAGCGCGAGGCCGCCAAGGTGCGGGTGTCGGGGCACGTCGCCGACGTGCTGGCCAACATGGACACGGTCCGCGCGTTCGCCGCGGAGGAGCGTGAAGCCGCCGAATATCGGACGAGGATCGCCGAGCAGCGCAAGCTGTCCCTGCGGTCCTGGGACTACGGCAACCTCCGGGTGGACACCGTCGTCGCCCCGCTGTCGGTGCTCACCAGCACCGTGGGCCTGCTCCTCGCCGTGGCGCTGCGCGGCGGCCTCGGCGTGGAGGCCATCGTGGTGACGTTCACCTACTACACGAACACGATCGGCATCATGTTCGAGTTCAACCAGATCTACCGGCGTGTCGAGAGCGTGCTCACCGAGGCGGCACAGTTCACCGAGCTGCTTCTCGTGCCGCCGACCGTGGTGGATCCGGCCGATCCGCAGCCGCTGCGCCCCGCCGACGCGAGCGTCCGCTTCGAGCGGGTGAGGTTCGCGTACGGCGGCGGCGCGCACCTGTTCGACGGCCTGGACCTCGACATCCCCAGCGGCGCCAGGATCGGGCTGGTGGGCCAGTCGGGCGGCGGCAAGAGCACGCTGACGCGGCTGTTGCTGCGGCTCATGGACATCGACGGAGGCAGGATCCTGATCGGCGGCCAGGACATCACCCGGCTGCGTCAGGCCGATCTGCGCAGCCTGATCGCGTACGTGCCGCAGGAGCCCGCCATGTTCCACCGGTCCGTGCGCGACAACATCGCGTTCGCCCGGCCGGGCGCCACCGAGGCCGAGATCCTCCAGGCCGCCGAGGCGGCACACGTCACGGAGTTCGTCGAGTCGCTGCCGGACGGGTTCGACACCCTGGTCGGCGAGCGCGGCGTCAAGCTCTCCGGCGGCCAGCGGCAACGCATCGCGCTCGCCCGCGCCATCCTGCGCGACGCCCCGATCCTGCTGCTCGACGAGGCGACCAGTGCGCTCGACTCCGAGAGCGAGATCCTCGTGCAGGAAGCCCTGTGGCGGTTGATGGAGGACCGTACGGCGCTCGTGGTCGCGCACCGCCTGAGCACCGTCGTCCGCATGGACCGGCTCGTCGTGCTCAACCGGGGACGGATCGTGGAGCAGGGCAGCCACCATGAGCTGCTCCAGGCCGACGGCCCCTACGCCCGGCTCTGGCACCACCAGTCCGGAGGCTTCCTCGTCGAGCAGGACGCCCCGGACGCGCTCCACCGCTGA
- a CDS encoding polysaccharide deacetylase family protein, giving the protein MAAGHEIGVHGYSHENPIAMSREQESAVLDHCIDLIETRTGRRPTRYVAPWWEFSPVTNELLLDRGIKCDHSLMHRDFEPYYVRVGDTWSKIDYDGDAREWMKPLVRGEETDLVEIPGNWYLDDLPPT; this is encoded by the coding sequence GTGGCGGCCGGACACGAGATCGGCGTACACGGCTACAGCCACGAGAACCCGATCGCGATGAGCCGCGAGCAGGAGTCGGCCGTGCTCGACCACTGCATCGACCTCATCGAGACGCGCACCGGCCGGCGCCCCACCCGGTACGTCGCGCCGTGGTGGGAGTTCTCCCCGGTCACCAACGAGCTGCTGCTCGACCGCGGCATCAAGTGCGACCACTCGCTGATGCACCGCGACTTCGAGCCCTACTACGTACGCGTCGGCGACACCTGGTCGAAGATCGACTATGACGGGGACGCCCGCGAGTGGATGAAGCCGCTCGTACGCGGGGAGGAGACCGATCTCGTCGAGATCCCCGGCAACTGGTATCTCGACGACCTGCCGCCCACATGA